From one Candidatus Curtissbacteria bacterium genomic stretch:
- the pyrB gene encoding aspartate carbamoyltransferase, whose protein sequence is MKLKHVVSATQFDTDTLRKLFNTASKIKNGNYPKKALNGKIMAAIFYEPSTRTRLSFEAAMQRLGGQVISTENASQFSSASKGETLEDTVRIISSYADVIVLRHFSPGASDIASKFSSVPVINAGDGNGEHPTQALLDLFTIFGKFSKNGSLPPKFTVAMVGDLTNGRTIHSLSYLLSLYPKVKIIFVSPKALTAPNSLTSHLREKNIDFLETEDFKYALKVADVVYQTRIQKERFKGKKDYKKYFGSFILDNKTISLMKRNAAIMHPLPRVNEINPEIDDDKRSIYFEQAQNGLYIRMALLLFLFDKA, encoded by the coding sequence ATGAAGCTAAAACACGTAGTCTCCGCGACACAATTTGACACTGATACACTGCGTAAATTGTTTAATACCGCCTCAAAAATTAAAAACGGTAATTACCCAAAGAAAGCTCTTAATGGAAAAATTATGGCAGCAATTTTCTATGAACCCTCAACAAGAACGAGGCTTTCTTTTGAAGCCGCAATGCAAAGACTTGGTGGGCAAGTCATTTCTACTGAAAACGCGAGTCAATTTTCATCCGCGTCCAAAGGTGAAACCCTAGAGGATACTGTAAGAATAATAAGTTCTTACGCGGACGTCATTGTTCTAAGGCATTTCTCACCGGGGGCTTCAGATATCGCGTCCAAATTTTCATCGGTCCCTGTTATTAACGCCGGGGACGGGAACGGAGAACATCCAACGCAAGCATTGCTTGACCTTTTTACAATTTTTGGGAAATTTTCAAAAAATGGATCCTTGCCGCCAAAATTCACAGTTGCAATGGTAGGAGATTTAACAAATGGTAGAACGATACACTCCCTATCGTACTTGCTTTCGCTTTACCCAAAAGTAAAAATAATTTTTGTTTCGCCAAAAGCACTCACAGCGCCAAATAGCTTAACGAGTCACTTAAGAGAGAAAAATATTGATTTCTTAGAAACTGAAGACTTTAAGTATGCCTTAAAAGTTGCTGACGTTGTTTATCAAACGCGGATACAAAAGGAAAGATTCAAAGGCAAAAAAGATTATAAGAAATATTTCGGCAGTTTTATTCTCGACAATAAAACGATTTCTCTTATGAAAAGAAATGCGGCAATAATGCACCCCCTTCCTCGAGTGAATGAAATTAACCCTGAGATAGACGATGACAAGAGATCGATATACTTTGAACAAGCCCAAAATGGGCTTTATATTCGAATGGCTTTGCTTCTTTTTCTCTTTGACAAAGCCTAA
- a CDS encoding glycosyltransferase family 2 protein, which produces MADKPHLTVIIPAYNEEPNFKKGTIDGVPEYLEKQNYSWEILIVDDGSDDNTASLAEEFAKKHNNIRVIKNPHQGKAETVKTGVEKADGELILFTDFDQATPISEAERLLPFFPEYDIVIGSRQLPGAKREKEPIYRHIMGLGFNLVVQVIAIRGIWDTQAGFKCFKAEVAKELFGHLQVYGRGKKVKGALVTAFDVELLFIAKKKGYKIKEVAIAWHHVATTRVSPIKDSLRMFRDVLKVRLNDIKGVYK; this is translated from the coding sequence ATGGCGGACAAGCCCCACCTAACAGTTATAATTCCAGCCTACAACGAAGAGCCTAACTTCAAGAAGGGGACCATAGACGGCGTTCCTGAGTATTTGGAAAAGCAAAATTATTCTTGGGAAATACTAATAGTCGATGATGGTTCCGACGACAATACAGCATCACTTGCCGAAGAATTTGCCAAAAAGCATAACAACATACGAGTTATTAAAAATCCTCATCAAGGTAAGGCCGAAACAGTTAAAACCGGGGTAGAAAAGGCAGACGGTGAGCTGATTCTTTTTACGGACTTTGACCAAGCGACTCCTATATCTGAAGCAGAAAGACTACTTCCATTTTTCCCCGAATACGATATAGTTATCGGCTCAAGACAGTTACCGGGAGCCAAAAGAGAAAAAGAGCCGATATACAGGCACATAATGGGCCTAGGATTTAATTTAGTAGTCCAAGTAATCGCGATTCGTGGAATTTGGGACACACAAGCAGGGTTTAAATGCTTTAAGGCAGAAGTTGCTAAAGAACTATTCGGTCATTTGCAAGTGTACGGCCGCGGCAAGAAAGTTAAAGGAGCTCTTGTTACCGCTTTTGACGTGGAGCTTTTATTTATCGCTAAAAAGAAAGGCTATAAAATTAAAGAAGTTGCGATCGCTTGGCATCATGTTGCGACAACTCGCGTCAGCCCAATTAAAGATTCTTTAAGAATGTTTCGCGACGTTCTTAAGGTAAGACTTAATGATATAAAAGGTGTTTACAAATAA
- a CDS encoding glycosyltransferase family 39 protein, which produces MNRKLILTLIIVFAAFLRLYDLQHFPPGLYSDEAAYGYNAYSILKTGRDEYGNFLPLTLKSFGDYKPVGTAYLTIPFVAIFGLNEIAVRLPSAIFGTVTIALVYFIAKEINSEPAYEKTLKFLPETASLMLAISPWHIHLTRSSMLVGIESALIASGFLFFIKGLKNSKFLFVSAASFVAAIYTYYGSRLTVLLLILSLVLIFHKRLSQLKTAVAKSIIFALILLLPMALSIVRDPSALLGRVSTISIFFDPGIKSKLWEMHTLDGANFPPLVSRFFHNKPYFYFTDFQRRYLQHFSFDFLAVSGDPHPPFNIPKMGQLYLLEIPFIVVGLIYLISMQSKITRSLLAYLLIAPVAASLTFITPAANRSFNMVVPLTLASAAGILVSANYVSRKTKIKSKAFIATIIILYVASFTFYLNSYFKKIPMEIPDSWHYGRRQLVEKVSKHEDSYEKVLLTEEEGPTYIWLLFYKQYEPETYWESAKITPQPDYLGWLHILSFGKYYFEPDLNWEEREKEPKTLYVAYRDQLPDNWEGQVQDKNYKLVIDERILYPNGKTVYKIGHLSEAK; this is translated from the coding sequence ATGAATAGAAAACTCATTCTCACACTTATCATTGTTTTCGCTGCTTTCCTGCGCCTTTACGACTTGCAGCACTTCCCTCCCGGTCTTTATTCGGACGAAGCCGCATATGGATATAACGCCTATTCAATACTAAAAACTGGCCGTGACGAATATGGAAATTTCCTACCACTCACCCTCAAAAGCTTCGGCGATTATAAACCTGTTGGGACCGCTTACTTAACCATTCCTTTCGTTGCGATTTTTGGGTTGAATGAAATTGCCGTTCGCCTGCCTTCTGCTATCTTTGGCACGGTCACTATCGCCTTAGTCTACTTTATTGCTAAAGAAATCAACTCCGAACCAGCTTATGAAAAAACACTTAAATTTCTTCCAGAAACAGCGAGTCTAATGCTCGCCATATCTCCATGGCATATTCATCTGACAAGAAGCAGCATGCTAGTAGGAATTGAGAGTGCCTTAATCGCCTCGGGATTTTTATTCTTCATAAAAGGTCTAAAAAATTCAAAATTCCTTTTTGTGTCAGCTGCTTCTTTCGTTGCTGCTATCTATACTTATTATGGTTCCAGATTAACGGTTTTATTACTTATCCTAAGTCTTGTTCTAATTTTTCATAAAAGACTATCTCAACTTAAAACCGCGGTCGCAAAAAGTATTATTTTTGCCCTAATTCTTCTTCTGCCAATGGCGCTTTCAATTGTCAGAGACCCCAGTGCACTACTTGGCCGGGTTTCAACAATTAGTATTTTTTTCGATCCGGGTATTAAATCTAAGCTTTGGGAAATGCACACCTTAGATGGAGCAAATTTTCCACCGCTCGTTAGCCGTTTCTTTCACAACAAGCCTTACTTTTACTTTACAGATTTCCAAAGACGTTATCTTCAACACTTTTCTTTTGATTTTTTGGCAGTAAGCGGTGATCCGCATCCTCCATTTAATATTCCAAAAATGGGTCAACTTTATCTTTTAGAAATTCCTTTTATAGTCGTCGGATTAATTTATTTAATCTCCATGCAATCTAAAATCACTCGCTCTCTGCTCGCCTATTTACTGATTGCTCCTGTTGCGGCCTCCTTAACTTTTATTACGCCAGCTGCAAACAGATCATTCAATATGGTAGTTCCTCTAACGCTTGCCTCAGCAGCCGGTATCTTGGTAAGTGCCAACTATGTGAGTAGGAAAACTAAAATTAAGTCAAAAGCTTTCATCGCAACAATAATTATCCTTTACGTTGCTTCTTTCACTTTTTATTTAAATTCTTATTTTAAAAAAATCCCTATGGAAATACCTGACTCATGGCACTACGGAAGACGTCAATTAGTGGAAAAAGTAAGCAAACACGAAGACAGCTATGAAAAAGTTCTGTTAACGGAAGAGGAAGGACCGACTTACATTTGGCTGCTTTTTTATAAACAATACGAACCTGAGACCTATTGGGAAAGTGCTAAGATAACTCCTCAACCAGACTATTTAGGCTGGCTGCACATTCTTTCTTTTGGTAAATATTATTTTGAACCAGATCTTAACTGGGAAGAAAGAGAAAAAGAACCAAAAACACTTTACGTCGCATATCGTGACCAACTACCCGACAACTGGGAAGGTCAAGTGCAAGATAAGAATTATAAATTAGTAATCGATGAAAGAATCCTTTACCCTAACGGCAAAACAGTCTACAAGATTGGGCATTTATCTGAAGCAAAATGA
- a CDS encoding NAD-dependent epimerase/dehydratase family protein, whose translation MAKTRFLVTGGAGFIGSEIVRQLLERGFEVKVADDLSKKDASVDSRVEFVKVDLTDAEATKKVFNGIDICINAAAKIGGIGYFHKYPATILSENNKIYSSTFEAATKAKIKRLVYISSSMVFESATHFPSKEEDVIKIPPPVSSYGFSKLSGEWYCQSFWDQYKLPYSICRPFNAYGINEFPEREIGYAHVIPDLVRKIIEGQYPLELLGDGTQTRCFTHVRDIADGIITVALHPKGENEDFNIGTEKEIKMIDLAKKIWEVMGEEKPFKVKFVKGFKFDIKRRVPDTTKTKKVVDWEPKVKFEDGLKEVIAWLQEQRAQGKLQR comes from the coding sequence ATGGCGAAAACAAGATTCTTAGTTACGGGCGGAGCCGGATTCATCGGCTCCGAAATCGTCAGACAGCTGCTGGAACGTGGTTTTGAAGTCAAGGTTGCCGATGACCTGTCCAAGAAAGACGCTTCTGTCGACAGTCGAGTGGAGTTCGTGAAAGTTGATCTTACAGACGCTGAAGCGACAAAAAAAGTTTTTAACGGAATCGATATCTGCATAAACGCCGCTGCCAAAATCGGTGGCATCGGATACTTCCACAAGTACCCAGCAACAATTCTTTCCGAAAATAACAAAATCTACAGCAGTACTTTTGAGGCAGCAACAAAAGCAAAAATTAAACGCTTAGTTTATATCTCCTCTTCTATGGTCTTTGAGTCGGCAACACATTTTCCAAGTAAAGAGGAAGACGTGATTAAAATTCCACCACCAGTTTCCTCCTACGGATTCTCCAAGCTTTCCGGTGAATGGTATTGCCAATCTTTCTGGGACCAGTATAAACTGCCCTATTCTATCTGTCGGCCTTTCAACGCATACGGCATTAACGAATTTCCTGAAAGAGAAATCGGCTATGCCCACGTAATCCCGGATTTGGTGAGAAAAATAATAGAAGGACAATATCCACTCGAGCTCTTAGGAGATGGAACACAAACAAGGTGTTTTACGCATGTTCGCGATATAGCAGACGGTATTATTACCGTTGCTCTTCACCCAAAAGGTGAAAATGAAGATTTCAACATCGGCACGGAAAAAGAAATAAAAATGATAGATCTTGCCAAAAAAATATGGGAAGTTATGGGCGAAGAAAAACCGTTCAAGGTAAAGTTTGTAAAAGGCTTCAAATTTGATATAAAGAGAAGAGTTCCCGATACCACGAAAACCAAAAAAGTTGTCGATTGGGAACCGAAAGTAAAGTTTGAAGACGGCTTAAAGGAGGTAATAGCTTGGCTACAAGAGCAAAGAGCTCAGGGAAAACTGCAAAGGTAG
- a CDS encoding nucleotide sugar dehydrogenase: MATRAKSSGKTAKVAVAVVGIGRVGAPLALFLAEGGHLVYGLDVDQEKINVLSKKQMPFMEEGAPELLKKHIGKNFRVSTDFSNIAKAKIIILTLGTPVDENMNPSLVQIDKALAVARPHLRRGQLLILRSTVSPGTTNYVKAYLEDEGFKVGIDFYLAFCPERIAEGKSLIELAQIPQIIGGVDKASSQKAAAFFKGLGIEVNLADSVSAELAKLFTNMYRYINFAIANEFMILAGNYHRDVYQVVDLVNKNYKRGGLSLPGLTGGPCLFKDGFFLISDIPFADLISTSWKINESIPLFLINKVRERTRMKGKKAVILGLAFKAEIDDIRESLAFKVKKALERERANVFLHDPYVPGYQNDLDETLKDADLIFLATNHNYYKQLDIAKVKKLVSKSCVICDVWNVFKTNKIIFTIKSLETHMARTNGKTKESLDEIFEGKWQEL, from the coding sequence TTGGCTACAAGAGCAAAGAGCTCAGGGAAAACTGCAAAGGTAGCGGTCGCAGTAGTCGGCATCGGAAGAGTTGGTGCTCCACTGGCACTGTTCCTTGCCGAGGGCGGCCATCTTGTCTACGGCCTTGATGTAGACCAAGAGAAAATCAATGTGCTTTCTAAAAAGCAAATGCCCTTCATGGAAGAAGGCGCGCCGGAACTCCTAAAAAAGCATATAGGTAAAAACTTTCGTGTCTCCACAGATTTCTCAAACATCGCCAAAGCAAAAATAATTATCCTAACGCTTGGAACTCCAGTCGACGAGAATATGAACCCTAGCCTTGTTCAAATAGACAAAGCGCTAGCTGTAGCCCGTCCTCACCTAAGACGCGGGCAGCTTTTAATCTTAAGATCAACGGTTTCGCCTGGAACGACCAACTACGTAAAAGCATATCTCGAAGACGAAGGATTCAAAGTAGGCATTGACTTCTATCTGGCATTTTGTCCGGAAAGAATCGCGGAAGGGAAATCGCTAATAGAACTAGCTCAAATTCCTCAGATAATTGGTGGAGTAGACAAAGCAAGCTCTCAAAAGGCCGCCGCCTTTTTCAAAGGTTTGGGAATCGAAGTTAATTTGGCAGATTCTGTCTCAGCAGAACTCGCCAAGCTCTTCACAAATATGTACAGATACATCAATTTCGCGATCGCAAACGAATTCATGATTCTCGCCGGCAATTATCACAGAGACGTTTATCAAGTCGTAGATTTAGTCAATAAAAATTACAAAAGAGGCGGGCTTTCGCTGCCAGGGCTTACAGGTGGTCCTTGTCTCTTTAAGGATGGATTTTTCTTAATAAGCGATATTCCTTTTGCCGATTTAATTTCGACGAGCTGGAAGATTAACGAATCAATTCCTTTATTCTTAATTAATAAAGTAAGAGAGCGGACCCGAATGAAAGGTAAAAAAGCCGTAATCCTTGGCCTCGCCTTTAAGGCGGAAATTGACGATATTAGAGAATCACTCGCATTCAAAGTCAAAAAGGCGCTCGAACGGGAAAGGGCAAACGTTTTTCTTCACGACCCCTACGTTCCCGGCTATCAGAACGATCTTGACGAAACCCTAAAAGACGCAGATCTTATTTTCCTAGCAACAAACCACAACTATTATAAGCAGCTAGATATAGCCAAAGTTAAAAAGCTAGTCTCGAAATCATGTGTTATCTGCGACGTATGGAATGTTTTCAAAACCAACAAAATTATTTTTACAATCAAATCCCTAGAAACTCACATGGCAAGGACCAACGGAAAGACTAAAGAAAGCCTCGATGAAATCTTCGAAGGAAAGTGGCAAGAATTGTAG
- a CDS encoding glycosyltransferase family 2 protein, whose translation MKLSVVMPVYNEGDVIGETVNRVETIVKTPHELLIIYDMDNDTSIPPVKKLQKKYPNVKLVKNMYGGGALNALKTGLKTAKGDAVCIMMSDLTDDPKVLNTMVDKFNQGYDVIAASRYMKGGRQIGGPKFKRFLTTTAGLSLHYFFGLPVHDATNSFRLYSRRFLDKVKIESDGGFELAIEFTVKAHYGGYKVTEVPTTWTYLDKESRFNMKKWIPKYFKWYLWAVNKRISGCPKSTK comes from the coding sequence ATGAAACTTTCAGTCGTCATGCCCGTTTACAACGAGGGTGATGTAATCGGCGAGACAGTAAATCGGGTTGAAACAATAGTAAAAACTCCTCACGAGCTTCTTATTATTTACGATATGGACAACGATACATCAATTCCTCCCGTAAAAAAACTACAAAAAAAGTATCCAAATGTAAAACTTGTGAAAAATATGTACGGTGGGGGAGCGTTAAACGCTCTCAAAACAGGGCTTAAAACAGCAAAAGGGGATGCAGTTTGCATTATGATGTCCGATTTAACTGACGATCCTAAGGTTCTTAACACAATGGTGGACAAATTCAACCAGGGATATGACGTTATCGCTGCGTCAAGATACATGAAGGGCGGCCGACAAATAGGGGGGCCTAAATTTAAAAGGTTCTTAACAACTACCGCAGGTCTAAGCCTCCATTACTTCTTTGGCCTTCCCGTTCACGATGCGACTAATTCCTTTCGGCTCTACTCGAGAAGATTCCTCGACAAAGTAAAAATAGAGTCGGATGGAGGATTCGAACTGGCGATTGAATTTACAGTGAAAGCACATTACGGAGGATACAAGGTTACGGAAGTCCCCACCACCTGGACTTATCTCGACAAGGAATCAAGGTTTAACATGAAAAAGTGGATTCCAAAATATTTTAAATGGTATTTATGGGCCGTTAATAAAAGAATCTCGGGTTGTCCAAAATCCACTAAATGA
- a CDS encoding YfhO family protein, translating into MRKNILPLIFILAITIVLSLPLLKPGLHTIHDDQQIARLYLFDEAIKSGQFPVRWVDDLGFGFGYPLFNFYPPFVYMLGEIFHIVGFTFIDSIKLVFFSSIIASGLFMYLLAKELWGRWPATISATFYMLVPYRALDIYVRGALAESFAFVWLPAILWSFYKLETTKKRVYIVTSAMFLALLMITHNLIFLPFMLLFPFYLLFLFLKSKDKKRSFILYTSSAILALGTSAFFWLPAIFEKRYTIVDQLLLVNLASYQIHFVYLQQLWNWTWGFGGSSVGLTDGISFKIGKLHLLASFAALILSTFYIIKNKKISLWPILFFILMIIAAFMTTQYSKIAWDNITPLGYLQFPWRFLIFTALFSSLLAGALVYLLRISILKISIGVILILLLVPNLKLYRPQSYRNGLTDQVATSREEIRWNVSKTSYEYLPKGIDLVKDEKGINIPQVDRNNIPKQKVEVIEGNAKFEDIKGSPTEVTFTSRSNEGAQIKANIFNFPGWEVKLNGQKISIDDNNALKLITFEVPAGESKVDIEFKQTGLRLAANLISLFAIFSLITLTVTKWQPKKF; encoded by the coding sequence ATGAGAAAAAATATCCTGCCGCTAATTTTTATTCTTGCGATAACAATAGTCTTATCACTGCCGCTCCTTAAGCCCGGTCTACACACTATTCACGACGATCAGCAAATAGCAAGACTTTACCTTTTCGATGAAGCTATAAAAAGCGGCCAATTTCCCGTCCGCTGGGTAGACGATCTTGGGTTTGGATTTGGTTACCCACTGTTCAATTTCTACCCGCCATTCGTGTACATGCTAGGAGAAATATTCCATATAGTCGGATTTACCTTTATTGATAGTATCAAGTTAGTTTTTTTCTCAAGCATTATCGCGTCCGGATTATTTATGTACCTTTTGGCAAAAGAATTATGGGGCAGATGGCCAGCCACAATCAGCGCAACTTTTTACATGCTTGTTCCTTATCGTGCTCTCGACATTTACGTAAGAGGAGCCCTTGCCGAGTCTTTTGCGTTCGTCTGGCTGCCCGCAATTTTATGGAGTTTTTACAAGCTTGAAACAACCAAAAAAAGAGTTTATATAGTCACATCCGCCATGTTTCTCGCGCTTCTGATGATCACTCACAACCTTATTTTTCTGCCTTTTATGCTACTTTTCCCTTTTTACTTATTATTCCTTTTTCTTAAATCTAAAGATAAAAAGAGATCATTTATTCTCTATACAAGTTCAGCTATCCTCGCCTTAGGCACCTCGGCGTTCTTTTGGCTACCAGCCATCTTTGAAAAGAGATACACCATTGTCGATCAATTGCTCCTTGTAAACCTTGCAAGCTACCAGATTCACTTTGTTTATTTACAGCAATTGTGGAATTGGACGTGGGGATTCGGAGGGTCTTCAGTTGGGCTTACAGATGGAATTTCGTTTAAAATTGGAAAACTCCATTTACTCGCATCTTTTGCAGCCTTAATACTTTCAACGTTTTATATTATAAAAAACAAAAAAATTTCCCTATGGCCAATACTATTTTTTATTCTCATGATTATCGCCGCTTTCATGACTACCCAGTACTCTAAAATAGCGTGGGATAACATTACCCCTCTGGGATACCTTCAGTTTCCATGGCGTTTCTTAATATTCACGGCGCTCTTTAGCTCTCTACTTGCCGGCGCCCTTGTGTACCTTTTAAGAATTTCGATTTTAAAAATAAGTATTGGTGTTATCCTAATTCTTTTACTAGTCCCTAACCTGAAGCTCTACAGACCACAATCATACAGAAATGGTTTGACGGATCAAGTAGCAACTTCCAGAGAAGAAATTAGGTGGAATGTGTCAAAGACGTCATACGAGTACCTACCAAAAGGTATAGATCTTGTAAAAGACGAAAAAGGAATTAATATACCTCAAGTTGACAGAAATAACATCCCAAAGCAAAAGGTTGAGGTCATCGAAGGCAATGCAAAGTTTGAAGACATAAAGGGCTCCCCTACCGAAGTAACTTTTACGTCAAGATCAAATGAAGGGGCACAAATAAAGGCGAACATTTTTAACTTTCCCGGGTGGGAAGTTAAACTCAATGGTCAGAAAATTTCAATTGACGACAATAATGCTCTGAAATTGATAACATTTGAAGTACCAGCGGGGGAGAGTAAAGTAGATATTGAGTTCAAGCAAACAGGCTTGAGGCTTGCAGCTAACCTGATAAGCCTTTTTGCAATTTTTTCTTTAATTACTCTTACAGTAACTAAATGGCAACCGAAGAAATTTTAG